The Pyxidicoccus sp. MSG2 DNA segment ACGTCAACTACGAGTGCACCTCGAGCGGCTGGGTTGCCGTAGCCGGGTCGAGCTGTGGCCAGGGCCAATGCCGCTGCTCGGGTGGCGCGGATGACCAGGGGCGCGCCATCGACCCCAACGTCACCGAGTGCGGCTTCCGCGTGTGCGGCGGCGACCATCAGTTCTACACCTGTGGCACGGGAGGCTGGACGTCCACGGGCCTCAGCTGCAGCTCGACGGGCACCTCGGGCGGCCCGACGTGCCTGGCGAGCCAGGCCGGGGCCTACTGCGGCAACGACAACATGGCCAACGCCGTGGCCTCGACGCTGTACCAGTGCCCGGGCGCCAATCAGGCCCCCACGTCCTCGCAGGCGTGTCCCAACGGCTGCGTGGTGGCACCGGCGGGGACGGCGGACTACTGCTCTCCGGGCAGCAGCCTGGGCTACCGGCTGCCCTGGCCGCGCACCACCGGCCCCATGTACCTGACGCAGGACTGCAATGACTCCTGCTGCGGGGACCACGTCAGCTGGGACAAGTACGCGTGGGACTTCGCCACGTCGCCCAGCGTGGGCTTCCCGGTGGTCGCGGCGCGCGCGGGCACCGTGACGCACCTCAAGATGAACAGCACGTCCGGCTGCAACTCCAGTAGCTGCGCGAGCCAGGCCAACGTCATCGTCATCGACCATGGGGATGGCACGCAGTCCACGTACCTCCACCTGCAGGGCGGCACGCTCGCCACGGGGGTGACGTGCGGAGGAAGCGTGGTCCAGGGACAACGGCTGGCCACGGCGGGAACCACGGGTTGGTCCAACGGCGTCCACCTGCACTACGAGGTGAGCCGCGTGCACACGGGCGCCCCCACGTGCGAGTGCGGGCCCACGGGACAGCTCTGCGCGGCCGGCACCGTGCCCTGGAACAACTTCTGGCCGAACGCGACGTACCCGACGGTGGCCATCCAGTTCGATGAGTGGCCAGCGGCCAGCACGTGCGCCA contains these protein-coding regions:
- a CDS encoding M23 family metallopeptidase, giving the protein MNSHLFRQAACALWVLGLAACSDEGLDEATGAEELSQVEQDVTCACSGGAYHNGTTIPTSATYCGFRVCGGGNVNYECTSSGWVAVAGSSCGQGQCRCSGGADDQGRAIDPNVTECGFRVCGGDHQFYTCGTGGWTSTGLSCSSTGTSGGPTCLASQAGAYCGNDNMANAVASTLYQCPGANQAPTSSQACPNGCVVAPAGTADYCSPGSSLGYRLPWPRTTGPMYLTQDCNDSCCGDHVSWDKYAWDFATSPSVGFPVVAARAGTVTHLKMNSTSGCNSSSCASQANVIVIDHGDGTQSTYLHLQGGTLATGVTCGGSVVQGQRLATAGTTGWSNGVHLHYEVSRVHTGAPTCECGPTGQLCAAGTVPWNNFWPNATYPTVAIQFDEWPAASTCANRRVTLPASLN